In Chengkuizengella sediminis, a single window of DNA contains:
- a CDS encoding YigZ family protein translates to MELDSYKTLKQSGSAEVVIKKSRFIGHATPVTSEEKAIEFIAKIRKEHSAATHNCFAYIVGERDQFQKQSDDGEPSGTAGRPILEVIKNQGLKNIAVVVTRYYGGIMLGAGGLIRAYTEGAVVGIEASQPITKKLHQEVNVEVDYTWHGKVENELRNRDMMIKDILFTDKVTLVCLPLAVELEQFIANMVDFTQGQGKVTQGEQQYIDHSI, encoded by the coding sequence ATGGAATTAGATTCATATAAAACATTGAAACAATCAGGTTCAGCAGAAGTTGTCATCAAAAAATCTAGGTTTATTGGACATGCAACACCAGTAACATCTGAAGAAAAAGCGATTGAGTTTATTGCTAAAATTCGAAAAGAACATTCTGCTGCAACACATAACTGTTTTGCTTATATTGTTGGAGAGAGGGATCAATTTCAGAAACAGTCAGATGATGGGGAACCAAGTGGAACCGCTGGAAGACCCATTTTAGAAGTGATTAAAAATCAAGGTTTGAAAAATATTGCAGTAGTTGTGACACGATATTATGGTGGAATTATGCTTGGAGCTGGCGGTCTTATTCGAGCTTATACAGAGGGAGCGGTTGTTGGAATTGAAGCGTCACAACCCATCACCAAGAAACTTCACCAAGAAGTTAACGTAGAAGTGGATTATACTTGGCATGGAAAAGTGGAGAATGAATTACGTAATCGTGATATGATGATAAAGGATATTCTGTTTACAGATAAAGTAACTCTTGTATGTTTACCACTAGCTGTTGAATTAGAACAGTTCATCGCAAATATGGTTGATTTTACACAAGGACAAGGTAAAGTTACACAAGGTGAACAGCAATATATTGATCATTCTATATAA
- a CDS encoding branched-chain amino acid transaminase: MLIFDQGKFVPEKKATVNARNKALNYGLGCFEGIRAFWNEDKQQLFIFRVRDHYKRFENSGEIVTVFVPFTVDELIRATIKLLRINKIREDVYIRPLCINGENSIPLTLFNTSNRVFIFATPLDVGKQILKLSISSWRRNSSNAIAPQAKATGAYMNSALASSEAQLAGFDDAIFLNQDGKVVEAPTDNIFIVKNNTLFTPPISDDVLKGITRDTVIKIAEKEFGIKTIIKSLVRSQLYTADEVFITGTATGIKTVVQIDERTIGTGKEGPVTRKIKDLYNQIVRGNVPKYKFFLTPVYKKR, translated from the coding sequence ATGTTGATTTTTGATCAAGGGAAATTTGTACCTGAGAAAAAAGCGACTGTCAATGCAAGAAATAAAGCATTAAATTATGGTTTAGGATGCTTCGAAGGAATTAGAGCCTTTTGGAATGAAGACAAACAACAATTATTTATATTTCGAGTTAGAGATCATTACAAAAGATTTGAAAATTCAGGGGAAATAGTAACCGTCTTTGTCCCGTTTACCGTAGATGAATTAATTCGTGCAACTATTAAGTTATTACGAATAAATAAAATAAGGGAAGATGTATATATACGTCCACTTTGTATTAATGGAGAAAACTCCATCCCCCTTACCTTATTCAATACCTCTAATCGAGTATTCATTTTTGCTACGCCTCTTGATGTTGGAAAGCAAATTTTAAAGTTAAGTATTTCTTCTTGGAGGCGAAATAGCAGTAATGCCATTGCTCCACAAGCAAAAGCTACAGGTGCTTATATGAACTCCGCATTAGCTTCATCTGAAGCACAGCTTGCTGGTTTTGATGATGCCATCTTTCTAAATCAAGATGGCAAAGTCGTTGAAGCGCCAACAGATAATATTTTTATTGTGAAAAATAATACTTTATTTACACCCCCTATTTCAGACGATGTCCTGAAAGGGATTACTCGTGATACAGTAATAAAAATAGCTGAAAAAGAGTTTGGAATCAAAACGATTATAAAAAGTTTAGTGAGGTCACAGCTTTATACAGCTGATGAAGTATTCATCACTGGTACAGCAACGGGTATTAAAACTGTCGTACAAATAGATGAAAGAACGATTGGAACTGGCAAAGAAGGACCTGTTACTAGAAAAATTAAGGACTTATATAATCAAATTGTAAGAGGTAATGTTCCAAAATATAAGTTCTTTCTGACCCCAGTCTATAAAAAAAGATAA
- a CDS encoding MFS transporter — protein sequence MNFRFWILIGIVAISGFNQGLLLPLIAIIFENDGVSSSINGLNAAALYIGILFITPFMEPQLRKYGYKPIIIFGGLLIIVSLALFPLWKTFWFWFVLRFIIGIGDHALHFSTQTWITTTSAANKRGRNISLYGLSFGIGLAVGPLMTPLVQISEALPFMLSSLLCFIAWMLIFILKNEHPEQTNESDSFREMMNRFSKAWKYGWVAILPPLGYGFLEASLNGSFPVYGLRIGFDVENISFLLFAFALGAIVFQLPLGMLSDKVGRRNVLITILLLGMISFSIASLLEHSLSALTICLFIAGMVVGSTFSLGISYMTDLLPKNLLPAGNLLCGVAYSVGSLAGPYFGGIIIQYFKSISFFHIVAFVLFLLLIAVVSFRQQNTTKSEQPMYKKSVNTP from the coding sequence ATGAACTTTCGATTTTGGATACTCATTGGCATTGTAGCCATATCAGGATTTAATCAAGGATTACTACTTCCTTTAATTGCAATTATATTTGAAAATGATGGTGTTTCTTCTTCTATTAATGGGCTGAACGCAGCTGCATTATATATTGGGATTTTATTTATTACACCTTTTATGGAACCCCAACTAAGGAAATATGGGTATAAACCAATTATTATTTTTGGAGGTTTGCTCATTATCGTATCCTTGGCACTATTTCCGTTATGGAAAACATTTTGGTTTTGGTTTGTGTTACGTTTCATCATCGGTATTGGTGATCATGCTCTTCATTTTTCAACACAAACATGGATTACTACAACATCAGCAGCCAATAAACGTGGTCGGAATATCTCATTATATGGGCTTTCCTTTGGCATTGGGTTAGCAGTTGGACCTTTAATGACACCTCTCGTTCAAATCAGTGAGGCACTCCCTTTTATGTTGTCTTCCTTATTATGTTTTATAGCTTGGATGTTGATTTTCATATTAAAGAATGAACATCCAGAGCAAACGAATGAGTCCGATTCGTTTAGAGAAATGATGAATCGATTTTCAAAAGCATGGAAATATGGATGGGTAGCCATTCTACCTCCACTTGGGTATGGCTTTTTAGAGGCTTCGTTGAATGGGAGTTTTCCAGTGTATGGACTTCGCATAGGGTTTGATGTTGAAAATATATCTTTTCTACTTTTTGCATTTGCTCTGGGTGCGATCGTATTTCAGCTTCCCCTTGGGATGTTAAGTGACAAGGTTGGTAGAAGAAATGTATTAATTACGATTTTATTGCTAGGGATGATTAGCTTTTCAATTGCTAGTTTACTAGAGCACTCATTATCTGCACTGACAATTTGTTTATTTATCGCTGGAATGGTTGTTGGATCAACCTTTTCATTAGGGATAAGTTATATGACTGATTTATTACCTAAAAATTTGTTGCCCGCGGGGAATTTGTTATGTGGTGTAGCTTATAGTGTAGGCAGCTTAGCAGGACCTTATTTTGGAGGTATTATCATTCAATATTTTAAATCAATCAGCTTTTTCCATATCGTAGCCTTTGTTTTGTTTTTATTATTGATAGCGGTGGTATCTTTCAGACAGCAGAATACGACTAAATCTGAACAGCCTATGTATAAAAAATCCGTGAACACTCCATGA
- a CDS encoding NADH:flavin oxidoreductase/NADH oxidase family protein — MNSPLFEEFTLKNGLVIKNRIVKAAMSEALANIHFQPNEKIYKLYEKWADGGAGIVITGHVMVDRKALAEPRNIVVENEDVLPFLETWAKRGTKNNTQLWMQLNHPGKQTFKGMTDNSVAPSAIPLEGDIGRFVAPPRELKHEEILDIIQRFGYSAKLAQKAGFSGVQIHAAHGYLISQFLSPRHNHRKDEWGGDIHGRMKFLIEIYREIRNQTTGDFPIAVKMNSADFMKAGFTEEESIYVASHLEKEGADLLEISGGSYESPQMTGRNVKESTKKREAYFLDFAEKLRQSVNIPLLVTGGFRSKEGMENALHSKATDFIGLARPFAVSPDLPNLLNLNKLQKIDIKPKQTGIRLIDDISLLETTWYAQQIERIGLGKSVRPNYPVWFSLLQAIFKNGKEVFQLQRAK; from the coding sequence ATGAATTCACCTTTATTTGAAGAGTTCACATTAAAAAATGGGTTGGTAATAAAAAATCGTATTGTAAAAGCTGCAATGAGTGAAGCCCTTGCCAATATTCACTTTCAACCGAATGAGAAAATATATAAATTGTATGAAAAATGGGCGGATGGAGGAGCAGGGATTGTGATCACTGGTCATGTGATGGTAGATCGGAAGGCTTTAGCAGAACCCAGAAATATCGTTGTAGAGAATGAGGATGTTCTTCCCTTTTTAGAAACGTGGGCAAAAAGAGGGACAAAAAACAATACGCAGCTTTGGATGCAATTAAATCATCCAGGTAAACAGACATTTAAAGGAATGACGGATAATTCCGTAGCTCCTTCGGCGATCCCATTAGAAGGAGACATCGGTCGTTTTGTTGCTCCACCAAGAGAATTAAAACATGAGGAGATATTAGACATTATTCAACGTTTTGGTTATAGTGCCAAACTTGCACAAAAAGCAGGTTTTTCGGGTGTTCAAATCCATGCTGCACACGGTTATCTGATTAGTCAGTTTTTATCTCCTAGACATAATCATCGCAAAGATGAATGGGGTGGTGATATTCATGGAAGAATGAAGTTTTTAATTGAAATTTATAGAGAAATACGTAATCAAACAACCGGAGATTTTCCTATTGCAGTAAAAATGAATTCAGCAGATTTCATGAAAGCTGGTTTTACGGAGGAAGAGTCTATCTATGTTGCTTCACACCTTGAAAAAGAAGGCGCTGACCTGTTAGAAATTTCAGGAGGGTCATATGAAAGCCCTCAAATGACAGGTCGTAATGTTAAGGAAAGCACTAAAAAAAGGGAAGCCTATTTTCTGGATTTTGCGGAAAAGCTCCGTCAATCCGTAAATATTCCTTTGTTAGTTACAGGTGGTTTTAGAAGCAAAGAAGGAATGGAAAATGCACTTCATTCTAAAGCAACTGATTTTATAGGTTTAGCCCGCCCTTTTGCTGTCAGCCCAGATCTACCGAATTTATTAAACCTAAACAAACTACAGAAAATAGATATTAAACCTAAACAAACAGGTATTAGACTTATAGATGATATTTCTTTACTGGAAACTACATGGTATGCACAACAAATAGAAAGAATAGGTTTAGGGAAAAGTGTAAGACCTAACTACCCAGTTTGGTTCTCATTGTTGCAAGCTATCTTTAAAAATGGGAAGGAAGTTTTTCAACTGCAAAGAGCAAAGTGA
- the rlmD gene encoding 23S rRNA (uracil(1939)-C(5))-methyltransferase RlmD, translated as MEKNKKKFITTSAAQELKTGEILVVTIKRIGINGEGVGYYKRKAVFIEGALPDEVVKAKVVQIQPNFIRAELVEIEQKSEHRVKPHCSIYEECGGCQLQHLDYKEQLNVKEDIIRESFNRYTDKTKINIRPVIGMEDPWGYRNKAQYQVGFQKGAVQTGLYSTRSHQLVDITGCPIHHPTINHIIEETKKIVQELRIPIYDEKNNKGILKTIVVRTGFKSNENQLTLVTIKEQVPKLDQLIELIRENIPEVTTIAQNINSAKTSIIFGSKTNILWGRRQIKESLGNVNFSLSPRAFFQLNPEQTIKLYNTVKKAADIRGHEKIVDAYCGTGTISLWLAPYVKEVRGIEEIPEAINDAKKNAKLSGIENAQFYVGKSENLLPKWMNQGFRPDVIVVDPPRTGCDYKLLQSVVRAKTKKFIYVSCNPSTLAKDSSYLLRNGYHLKWIQPVDMFPNTSQIESVAVFVKK; from the coding sequence ATGGAAAAGAATAAGAAAAAATTCATCACAACCTCTGCAGCCCAAGAATTAAAAACTGGTGAGATACTTGTTGTAACTATTAAAAGGATCGGTATTAATGGTGAAGGTGTAGGGTATTACAAGAGGAAGGCGGTTTTTATTGAAGGAGCTCTTCCTGATGAGGTTGTAAAAGCAAAAGTAGTACAAATTCAACCGAACTTTATCAGAGCAGAACTTGTAGAAATCGAGCAAAAATCAGAACATCGTGTGAAACCTCATTGTTCCATTTATGAAGAATGCGGAGGATGCCAGCTTCAGCATTTAGACTACAAAGAACAGTTAAATGTAAAAGAGGATATCATTCGAGAATCCTTCAATCGTTATACAGACAAAACCAAAATAAATATTCGACCTGTCATCGGAATGGAGGACCCTTGGGGTTATCGAAATAAAGCACAGTATCAGGTAGGTTTTCAAAAAGGTGCGGTACAGACTGGGCTTTATTCAACCCGCTCTCATCAGTTAGTGGACATTACAGGTTGCCCTATTCATCATCCAACGATCAATCATATTATTGAAGAAACAAAGAAAATTGTGCAAGAGCTACGGATTCCCATTTATGATGAAAAGAATAATAAGGGGATCTTAAAAACAATTGTGGTACGTACAGGTTTTAAGTCCAATGAAAATCAACTCACTTTAGTAACAATAAAAGAACAAGTTCCTAAGTTGGATCAACTTATCGAGTTAATTCGAGAAAATATTCCAGAAGTTACAACGATAGCCCAGAATATTAACTCTGCAAAAACATCCATTATTTTTGGAAGTAAAACTAATATCCTTTGGGGAAGAAGACAAATCAAAGAATCATTAGGAAATGTAAATTTCTCTCTATCACCAAGAGCATTTTTCCAATTGAATCCTGAGCAAACGATTAAACTTTACAACACAGTGAAAAAAGCCGCTGATATCAGAGGACATGAAAAAATTGTGGATGCTTATTGTGGAACAGGAACGATAAGTTTATGGTTAGCACCTTATGTAAAAGAGGTTCGTGGGATTGAAGAAATTCCTGAAGCCATCAATGATGCTAAAAAAAATGCAAAACTAAGTGGAATTGAAAACGCACAATTTTATGTAGGGAAATCTGAAAACTTACTGCCTAAATGGATGAATCAAGGATTTCGCCCTGATGTGATTGTTGTTGATCCTCCTCGTACTGGATGTGACTATAAACTACTCCAGTCAGTAGTAAGAGCAAAAACAAAAAAATTCATTTATGTTTCTTGTAATCCATCAACTTTAGCAAAAGATAGTTCATACCTATTAAGGAATGGTTACCACCTCAAATGGATTCAACCTGTAGATATGTTTCCTAATACATCACAAATTGAGAGTGTGGCTGTGTTTGTAAAAAAGTAA
- a CDS encoding glycosyl hydrolase, with amino-acid sequence MKKLSMILLSLSLILVVFPLTSLGFNGEVNVGQGSYSDILPPGATNIQSAIYKTSNVTGPMPTNDWWSSTAFQAYSERQYPHPLAVWNQSGGLRIFNPSPEIEGLNGFIKGWMGEVDGNDFTVGHSNVGAFPDTKVDSYSDWFVSNLFASGSNTMKVSYGHGSPYVYFTYSGGNPRLTFPGTPSVWSGNANSPVLGITINNRHYALFGPSGSTWSGIGSSTLTNNLNGNDYFSIAALPDNSTSTLNKFTQYAYSHVTDTLISWSYNENTSQVTTTYTYTTNQKEGSQTGTIFALYPHQWKHTSKSLLSYSYDSVRGTMKVAEGDSFQTNMTFTGVIPAIPDLGTYDMSVLAGYVNEAEGEVYSGLIDTYWVGKRLGKMTTLATIADQVGDTTASNQFRNEIKDRLEDWFTASEPGGNLGSTEVFYYNDNWGTMFGYPDSYGSVTDLNDHHFHYGYFIRSAAEIARVDSNWSSSSNWGGMVDLLIRDIASDDRNDTMFPFLRNFDIYAGHSWASGNANFGDGNNNESSSEGMNAWTGMILWGEATGDTALRDLGIYLYTTEMNAINEYWFDVSGENHHAGFNRETASMLWGGKTVGDGVWWTGNPEEIHGINWLPFQSGSLYLTQFPAYTELNYNALINENQGTNWDAWEDLIWMYRAIEDPADALSQYNARANVFTPEAGNSKANTYHWIHNLNAIGTVDTSITADYPLYAVFKKGNTNTYIAYNMSNSVKTVNFSDGTSIVVQPNSFNTGNGQADTTPPSQPTNVTVTGSTSSSISLSWNASTDNVGVTGYDVYRDGSFAGTSNSTTYNDNGLTASTTYTYTVVAKDGAGNASTASSSVQGTTDQSNDQTPPSQPGNVAVTGTTSDSVSLSWNASTDNEGVTGYEVYRDGSLAGTSTTTSYTDNGLTANTTYSYTVIAKDAAGNSSTASSAVQATTSDVGSGNVIIENDYTIEMVETNASTALFKFTPTSGTSNFVDFHYKVNNGGQINVGTVNNGGVWEYTITGLSQGDLIDFNYTYTIGMPAYNSPDYQFTFGSGGGGQPDTTPPTTPSLSSTGQSDTTVDLSWSASTDNVGVTGYKVYRDGSEVGSTSSTSFQDTGLSSSTSYNYTVRALDAAGNESASSNTVTVTTDAPSGNTIIVTDDYTIEIQNLNSTSALFKFTPNAGSNFVDLHYNVDNGGQLNVATSNNGGTWEYTVNGLNSGSHVDFFYTFTIGTPAYDTPPYGYDH; translated from the coding sequence TTGAAAAAGTTAAGTATGATTTTATTGTCATTATCCCTTATTCTTGTTGTTTTTCCATTAACATCTTTAGGTTTTAATGGTGAAGTGAATGTAGGTCAAGGAAGTTATTCCGACATCTTACCCCCAGGCGCAACGAATATACAATCAGCGATATATAAAACTTCGAATGTTACGGGACCTATGCCAACAAACGACTGGTGGAGCTCAACAGCTTTTCAGGCTTACTCTGAAAGGCAATATCCACATCCACTAGCTGTATGGAATCAATCAGGAGGCTTAAGAATTTTTAACCCTTCTCCAGAAATTGAAGGTTTAAATGGATTTATTAAAGGCTGGATGGGGGAAGTAGATGGGAACGACTTTACAGTTGGGCATAGTAATGTTGGTGCGTTCCCAGATACAAAAGTAGATAGTTATAGTGATTGGTTTGTTAGCAATTTATTTGCAAGTGGTTCAAATACGATGAAAGTATCTTATGGTCATGGATCTCCATATGTTTATTTTACTTATTCAGGTGGGAATCCTAGATTAACGTTTCCGGGTACGCCATCGGTATGGTCTGGAAATGCTAACAGTCCTGTCTTAGGAATTACGATTAATAATAGACATTATGCTTTATTTGGTCCTTCTGGTTCCACATGGTCAGGAATTGGAAGTTCCACTTTAACGAACAACTTAAATGGAAACGATTACTTTTCAATTGCCGCGCTTCCAGACAATTCAACATCAACACTAAATAAATTTACACAATATGCATATTCTCATGTTACAGATACATTGATATCTTGGTCTTACAATGAAAATACGAGTCAGGTCACAACAACTTATACTTATACAACAAATCAAAAGGAAGGCTCTCAAACAGGTACTATTTTTGCTCTATATCCTCATCAATGGAAACATACCTCAAAGTCATTACTGAGTTATTCTTACGATTCAGTGCGCGGAACGATGAAGGTGGCAGAAGGGGATTCATTCCAAACTAATATGACGTTCACTGGGGTGATACCAGCTATTCCTGATTTAGGAACTTATGATATGTCTGTCTTAGCGGGATACGTGAATGAAGCTGAAGGTGAGGTTTACTCAGGTCTCATTGATACGTATTGGGTAGGAAAACGTTTAGGCAAAATGACTACTTTAGCAACGATAGCAGACCAAGTAGGAGATACAACCGCATCGAATCAGTTTAGAAATGAGATTAAAGACAGATTAGAAGATTGGTTTACAGCTAGTGAACCAGGTGGGAATTTGGGAAGTACTGAAGTATTTTATTATAACGATAATTGGGGTACGATGTTTGGTTATCCAGATAGTTATGGATCTGTAACGGATTTAAATGACCATCATTTTCATTACGGATATTTTATTCGCTCTGCAGCAGAAATTGCCAGGGTAGATTCAAACTGGTCTTCATCATCCAATTGGGGAGGTATGGTAGATTTATTGATTCGTGATATTGCGAGTGATGATCGTAACGATACCATGTTTCCTTTCTTGAGAAATTTTGATATTTATGCCGGACATTCTTGGGCTTCAGGTAATGCCAACTTTGGAGATGGCAACAATAATGAATCTTCTTCTGAGGGCATGAATGCTTGGACAGGAATGATTTTATGGGGTGAGGCCACGGGTGATACGGCTCTCCGTGATTTAGGAATTTACCTTTATACAACGGAAATGAATGCGATTAATGAATACTGGTTTGATGTGTCGGGTGAAAATCATCATGCTGGTTTTAATCGAGAGACAGCGAGTATGTTATGGGGAGGAAAAACCGTTGGTGATGGTGTTTGGTGGACTGGGAACCCTGAAGAAATCCATGGCATCAATTGGCTTCCATTCCAGTCAGGATCGTTATATTTAACGCAATTCCCAGCTTATACAGAATTGAATTACAATGCTTTAATTAATGAGAATCAAGGTACGAATTGGGATGCTTGGGAAGATCTCATTTGGATGTATCGAGCGATAGAAGACCCAGCCGATGCACTAAGTCAATACAATGCAAGAGCCAATGTATTCACACCAGAAGCAGGGAATTCTAAAGCCAATACTTATCACTGGATTCATAATTTAAATGCAATTGGAACAGTTGATACTTCTATTACAGCAGATTATCCTTTATATGCAGTGTTTAAAAAAGGAAATACTAATACGTATATTGCTTACAATATGTCAAATAGCGTGAAAACAGTAAACTTCTCTGATGGCACTTCCATTGTTGTTCAACCAAATAGCTTTAATACTGGAAATGGGCAAGCGGATACCACACCTCCAAGTCAACCAACAAATGTTACGGTTACGGGAAGCACTTCAAGCAGTATAAGTTTATCTTGGAATGCATCTACAGATAATGTGGGTGTGACTGGATATGATGTGTATCGCGATGGCAGTTTTGCAGGAACATCTAATTCAACAACTTATAATGATAATGGTCTTACAGCAAGCACAACCTATACTTACACAGTAGTAGCAAAGGATGGAGCTGGAAATGCATCTACTGCAAGTAGCTCAGTTCAAGGTACAACAGATCAATCAAATGATCAGACGCCTCCAAGTCAACCTGGAAATGTAGCGGTAACGGGAACCACATCAGATAGTGTAAGTTTATCTTGGAATGCATCTACAGATAATGAAGGAGTTACAGGTTATGAAGTGTATCGAGATGGCAGTTTAGCTGGAACATCAACTACTACGAGTTATACTGATAATGGTCTAACAGCCAATACGACGTATAGTTACACAGTCATTGCAAAGGATGCAGCAGGAAACTCCTCTACTGCTAGTAGTGCTGTTCAAGCGACAACAAGTGATGTTGGATCTGGTAACGTCATTATTGAGAACGATTACACAATTGAAATGGTGGAAACAAACGCTAGTACGGCATTATTTAAATTCACTCCTACATCAGGAACATCCAATTTTGTTGATTTTCATTATAAAGTCAACAATGGTGGACAAATCAATGTAGGGACAGTTAATAATGGTGGTGTATGGGAATATACAATTACTGGACTGAGTCAAGGAGATTTGATTGATTTCAACTATACGTATACCATTGGTATGCCAGCATATAACTCTCCTGATTATCAATTTACATTTGGCTCTGGAGGCGGTGGTCAGCCAGACACAACACCTCCTACAACACCATCATTAAGTTCAACAGGTCAATCAGATACGACAGTAGATCTTTCTTGGTCAGCATCAACGGATAATGTTGGAGTTACAGGATACAAGGTATATCGAGATGGATCAGAAGTAGGTTCAACATCCTCAACTTCTTTCCAAGATACAGGACTTTCTTCTTCAACCTCGTATAATTACACAGTGAGAGCTTTGGATGCTGCTGGAAATGAATCAGCTTCAAGTAATACAGTAACAGTAACAACGGATGCTCCATCTGGAAATACTATTATTGTTACAGATGATTATACAATTGAAATACAAAACTTAAATTCAACAAGTGCACTGTTTAAGTTTACACCAAATGCAGGATCTAACTTTGTAGACTTACATTACAATGTGGATAATGGGGGTCAACTTAATGTTGCTACTTCTAACAATGGCGGTACATGGGAGTACACAGTGAATGGCTTAAATTCGGGCAGTCACGTAGACTTTTTCTATACATTTACAATTGGTACTCCAGCCTATGATACTCCGCCTTATGGATATGATCATTAA